The following DNA comes from Sparus aurata chromosome 3, fSpaAur1.1, whole genome shotgun sequence.
TGGTATATATTTTACTGCATGCAAGCTTTCAAGCCTTCAAGGGGCAAGTAAATGACAGATTGTGTTCTATTAGCCAGTCTTGCCTGGATATTGGTGGTTCTCTCCGTTTTTATTGAGATTTATTCAAAGCTGCAAACGTTGGCGGCACAAGGACAGTTCCTGATCCCGAACAACGTCTGCTACACAAGGCAGAGAGCTCTCTCTCCACCGTCTTTGTCCGACTCATAAATGGTCCCAGCAGACGGTCAGTGAAGTGTGACAAAGGGTGATAAAGGCTGGGTCTTACAGAGGACCGGCTAACGGGATGAAAAGGGTGAAGAAGATAACAGAGAGCACAGGATCAACACAGAAATGAGGCTGTCAGGgataatttgaaaataaatccacTACCTGTTTCTGCCCTTGAAAGTTCACATAAGGGCACCAGTGCAGATATTTTTGTCTGACTTTTGGTCCCAAAACAGTTAAtccattaaaagaaaatgaattgccAACAATTAAAGTAGGTAACGAAAGGGAGTTAAGACAATAATGCTCATGTTTGCTATTTgtagcttctcaaatgtgaggatttcttattttctctgtcTCATATGACTGTAAATTTTATATCTTTGAGTTTGAGACTTAAAGCTGGACAGAGTATGCAATTTTGGGGAAAGTGTGTGAAATTATGATGggcatttttcacagttttcaaaCTCAACAAATCTTTCTCTCTACACACCTTTTATTTCTGTTCCAGGTTAATGCAtcagacgaggaggaggtggccAGGCAGGAGGACTACGATGTGTTGAGAGTTTACATCGCTGAAGAAGATCAGATGAACAgggaccaggaggaggagagaggagctccctCCGATGGACCTCAAGACGAGTGCTACCCGGAGACGGATGGTGTTGTGATCGGAGGAGACGGCAGCGAATTCGACTTGAATCCGACGGAGGGAGATCTCAGCACTGGGGGACTTTCAATAGAGGGGCTCCGTGCTTTCAGGCGAAGGCTATCTGACCCTAAAATCGGccgggggagagggagagggagggggcggggctttAAGAGGAGACGTTGGGTGGCATCACAGGAACGAAGACCTCCAGGCATGGATCACCACCAGGATTTGTGGTATCTGGCGACTGCTGGGATGGGAGGGAGCTTCGGGCTGGACTACAGCCAAGAGGGGCTAAAGGCGGGAGGTTACGTCTCAGTTGACCTCCCACGGTTAGACTTTGGCATGGGTGACAATCAGGGAGAAAAGGTCTCGCCAATGGCTGCCAACAGTTTGACCCAGTATGCCCTGGAGGAGTCGAACTGTGCTGCTGGTGAGGGGAGCTCAGGGCTGACGACTGTGGGAACAAACGAGGGAGGGGATGAGTCAGTCGCAGTGGTGGGATCAACCTCAAGTGTCACTGGGCCTGTAATCTGCGAGCACTGCGGCATGACGTTCCCCTCCGCCCACTCCCTCGCCATCCACTCCCGCTCCACCCACCTGCTGTACGCCTGCCCGTGCTGCGGCAAACACTTCCACCACTCGGCCAACCTCACCCGACACATGGCTGTGCACCGAGGCGTCGGCAAAACCCACCAGTGCCCCCTGTGCTACAAGACTTTCACGCAAAAGTCCACACTGATAGACCACATGAACCTGCACAGCGGCGAGCGGCCGCACCGCTGCGCATACTGCCACGCCCGCTTCGCCCACAAGCCTGCCTTACGACGCCACCTGAAGGAGCAGCACGGGAAAACCACAGGGCAGAACTCCCTgcatgagcaggaggagagggaaagggagagaggagctgctggagggatacgagaggaagagcaggagtGTCTGGTGACTGAACAGGTGTCATAAGCCAAAGGGTCAAAGACAGGAAAGTGTCTGAAGCTCACGGTCTTACTGCTGTCAAATGGGGAGATCAGTCTGTGTGGCTGGGAACTGACTATGAGGCCTTTTTAAAATCTCAGACTGTGAGTCCTTACACATGAAATAGTGTCAAATATTGATAAAAGTATGCACATTAAGTGATGGAAGtgggtaaaaataaataaaagaggcCTTTTTATCACGGCAGACATTCTGAGTGGTcgcagcaggaaaagcacaggttttatttcttttttctggcatagacacctttattaagcagtagacggataggaaatatgggagagaaagggggatgtgacatgcagcaaaggacctctggcTGGAATCGAACTGGGGTCGGCTGTGTtcatggcatgcgctctaaccactcaaccacctgcgcgccgaCAGGTTTTATTTCTAACATTAACAGTAGCTGGGGCTGCTAGATATGACAAAAATCTCATATACATCATACCATATCTAAATCAGATGCATATCACAATATAGCACAGTTTCTGAAAATTCAATGAACAcgcatttttttgtaaaatgaccACATGGAAATTGTCCATATTCTACATATTCGTCTGTACTTTTGTGACTCTGGTATGTAGACTCTCTGTCATATGTGATAATAGAGGTTAGTGGTGTGAGCTTAATGGGAATAAGTTCACACCATTAAATGAGCCTTAATATTAAATGTGCCTTACTTTAggcattctttttttattgccaCATGACGCATATCATAGTGTCatggctgttttgttttcatatgtCCCAGTAAGCCGTTAAGATCTTGGTATAAGACCTTTCTGAGGCCAATCCCATTATCAACTCTGCTCATCAGTCCGATTTTGACAGTCTGTCATCACATAAAATGGATGAGATGTGAGAACATTTGtacgttttgtttttattttggtcaAGGAAATCATCTACTGTTCATGTGGTGAGACTGTTATAACACTGGATATTTAACCTCTGTAATGGATGTGCCGCTCAGTTGGGAATGAGGTTGTCATGATTTTTAGAATTTTAAACTACTGATACAGTACTTATTCCATATGATACCTTGGCAAGCAGTGCCACTCGTGTAATCATCGTTATACAACTGACACTGTTCTCATCTTTGATTGTGTTATAAAATCATGATTTGGAACGTTTCTTCCGCTCCACCACAAGTTTAATGTGATGATTagaaaagtcagaaaaataTGTAAGTTGGGAGGCATAAAATTCAGATGCATCGGGAGATTTTGAACCGGTTTTTGTCTCCACAGTTGCAGGaaacctgaaactgaagcaTCTCAAGAGAATTCAGCCAacattgatatttatttttacacctGTGCTTCTCCTACTGTGACGTGTCAATGAAAGTCCCATTGAGTTTCATGTCTCTTTAGACTAGCTTGTTCAGTTTGACTCAGAACTGTAATCCTGAACTTGAATATATGTATCGCATGTTCAGCGCGATGACTCCTGCTGGGCAAAGAAAAGATGACgtgtaaataaaataatctgCAAGTGTTTTTCTTAATCATGACTCGGTTGTGTAACAGTCTGCCCGCCCACACAAGTGTTCAACTATTCAGCTACTTTTTTAGAAGGCCagataggggaaaaaaaagtgcagcggGGACAGACATTTACATTCTTTATGTCTGGTCTGCAAAGCTTTTTCAatcttttttaatcaaagtgGTCGAGTAGGTTGTCAGTTCGATTCTCTTACATGCCTTCTGCGTCAACAATAGTGTTTTGCACTGAATCAAGCAGATATTAATGTTTAGTTTTCTGGATTGAAattttctgtgttgtttctTACCTACATTTCCATGTTCGAACATATtgcccactttttttttcttgctgacGCAGGATGAAATCAATGAAATCTCACTCAGTGTAAAAATGTATGGATACTATTTATTGAGCTCCGAGAAACCGTTTTCTTTAGTTTCACGAGCAAAGCTGCCACACACAGCACCACACACAGACCATGTGAACTACAGCCATCTAGCTGGAAAAACAACAGGTCATTGAGTATTTATCCTGCAAAAAAGACACTTAAAGCTGGTGGCTAATATGTCATCCTTTCGACAAAAACATGGAAAGCTATATggcaaaatttaaaaaagaaagaaagaatataTCTCTTTTAAATCACAGGAAATCTTCACTGTACACGACCTGGTTCCTCTTGTCCCTGTAAGAGCCTTTAGTGCTGTTCTGCACAGCTGTGAAAGAAGAGAGACATTGGTGAAGGTTAAtccagcatgcacacacacacacacacacacacacacacacacagtctgaatgTCTAAAACCAACAATAAGGGTGCTGTATTTACCCAGTGAAGCCCACACAGATTTGCCGGTGGCAGCATCCAGCATGGGCTGCTTCCTGGCGATGCTGACTTTGATGTGAACGTCTCCCACCGTGCTTCCATTCAACTGTGAGACAAAACAGCAGAGTTTTAGAGGGGTGGTCCACTTTGTTAATATGAGCAGGGCATCAACACAACTTCAGGGTGTCTTCTAGTAAACTGAAAAGGATGActagatttgatttgatttattagaCATATAATAAAACTTCCTTCTGGACCATGGGAATATGATTAGACAAAATACTTTAAATTAATTTTAGTATAATATAAGTTGAGTAGGAGATCTTCACATGGTTCTTTCATCTAGTTTCTTGCTAGTTTATTATCATATCTACAGTAGAAAC
Coding sequences within:
- the LOC115578857 gene encoding zinc finger and BTB domain-containing protein 12, which codes for MEMLCFRLPGHGDTTLKHMNTLRSRQHFCDITIVASNNQTFKGHKVVLAACSPFLRDQFLLNPSPKLQVSMLYSSTVVCDLLQSCYTGVLQFNPEEIVNYLTAASYLQMEHIVERCRGALKKYVQLKNPGPPKMTAEESQSRPVIVSGSIHSVASPPAGRSSSVQAHSPVLHSLEENNGDMSAQGSSQHHDDGAMLDQPCIKVNASDEEEVARQEDYDVLRVYIAEEDQMNRDQEEERGAPSDGPQDECYPETDGVVIGGDGSEFDLNPTEGDLSTGGLSIEGLRAFRRRLSDPKIGRGRGRGRGRGFKRRRWVASQERRPPGMDHHQDLWYLATAGMGGSFGLDYSQEGLKAGGYVSVDLPRLDFGMGDNQGEKVSPMAANSLTQYALEESNCAAGEGSSGLTTVGTNEGGDESVAVVGSTSSVTGPVICEHCGMTFPSAHSLAIHSRSTHLLYACPCCGKHFHHSANLTRHMAVHRGVGKTHQCPLCYKTFTQKSTLIDHMNLHSGERPHRCAYCHARFAHKPALRRHLKEQHGKTTGQNSLHEQEERERERGAAGGIREEEQECLVTEQVS